A DNA window from Setaria viridis chromosome 2, Setaria_viridis_v4.0, whole genome shotgun sequence contains the following coding sequences:
- the LOC117845486 gene encoding putative cyclin-dependent kinase F-2 — protein MAAAAVAVAAPKKRAAVDGPCPAAAGGSRSSKKRPKYNFGSIYDYEKLGVLGKGTYGVVVRARHRRTGEVVAVKWVRATRGGGGDALRAAFREAACLAACRGAPSVLQIRDVATDAATGDLFLVTELVEGTTLRDRLNLAGRFPEPRARAAMRQLLRGAASVHATGTLHRDIKPENVLVGPGGALTICDFGMATPARPPYPEDPCAVGTLWYLAPEQLMGSRWYGTAVDVWALGCVMFELLAGEPLFVEVETDDDLLMDVLHLGHEIDSDGVAAFKGLPQDLSQAAGEVLCGLLCVDKDKRLTAEEALKHRWFTEEAEDA, from the coding sequence atggcggcggcggcagtggcggtggcggcgcccaaGAAGCGGGCAGCGGTCGACGGCCCCtgccccgcggcggccggcggcagcaggagcagcaagaAGCGCCCCAAGTACAACTTCGGATCCATCTACGACTACGAGAAGCTCGGTGTGCTCGGGAAGGGCACGTACGGCGTCGTGGTGCgggcgcgccaccgccgcacggGCGAGGTGGTGGCCGTCAAGTGGGTCCGCgccacccgcggcggcggcggggacgcccTCCGCGCGGCCTTCCGCGAGGCTGCCTGCCTGGCCGCCTGCCGCGGCGCCCCCTCGGTGCTGCAGATCCGCGACGTGGCCACCGACGCGGCCACCGGGGACCTCTTCCTCGTCACGGAGCTCGTCGAGGGCACCACGCTCCGCGACAGGCTCAACCTCGCTGGCCGCTTCCCGGAGCCCCGGGCGCGCGCGGCCATGCGACAGCTCCTGCGCGGCGCGGCGTCGGTGCACGCCACGGGCACGCTGCACCGCGACATCAAGCCGGAGAACGTGCTTGtcggccccggcggcgcgctCACGATCTGCGACTTCGGGATGGCCACGCCGGCGCGCCCGCCCTACCCGGAGGACCCGTGCGCCGTCGGCACGCTCTGGTACCTCGCGCCGGAGCAGCTCATGGGCAGCCGCTGGTACGGCACGGCCGTCGACGTCTGGGCGCTGGGGTGCGTCATGTTcgagctcctcgccggcgagccCCTGTTCGTTGAAGTCGAGACAGATGATGACCTGCTCATGGATGTGTTGCACCTGGGGCACGAGATCGACtcggatggcgtggcggcgttcAAGGGCCTGCCGCAGGACTTGTCGCAGGCTGCTGGTGAGGTCTTGTGTGGCTTGCTGTGCGTCGACAAGGACAAGAGGCTCACCGCGGAAGAAGCGCTCAAGCACCGGTGGTTCACAGAGGAAGCAGAGGATGCCTGA